The following coding sequences are from one Nitrospirota bacterium window:
- a CDS encoding globin codes for MSVLTQSSVKESFSRCCVNSKFLDRFYEIFLASHPAIAPLFRNTDFSKQKMALRSGLAMMVMHTEGNKIGTQGLDRIGQSHSRTRMNIDPSLYQFWIESLIKAVKECDPQCNAKLEGEWRQALKAGAAYISSQY; via the coding sequence ATGTCTGTTCTTACGCAGAGCTCCGTGAAAGAGAGTTTCAGCCGTTGTTGCGTCAACTCCAAGTTCCTCGATCGTTTCTACGAAATCTTCCTGGCCAGTCATCCCGCTATCGCGCCCCTGTTCAGGAACACCGACTTTTCCAAGCAAAAGATGGCGCTTCGGTCCGGATTGGCCATGATGGTGATGCACACCGAGGGAAACAAAATCGGGACCCAAGGGCTGGATCGCATCGGCCAGAGCCACAGCCGCACGCGCATGAACATCGACCCATCGCTCTATCAGTTCTGGATCGAGAGTCTCATCAAAGCGGTCAAGGAATGCGATCCGCAATGCAATGCCAAGCTCGAAGGTGAGTGGCGTCAGGCTCTAAAAGCCGGGGCTGCCTATATCTCCAGCCAATACTGA
- the atpG gene encoding ATP synthase F1 subunit gamma yields MPSLQSLRRKIAAFKNTQKITKAMKMVAAAKLKRSQDRILAARPYAHKMRGVLGNLSRRVNRAAHPLLQKRDGKKIEVLVITSDRGLCGGFNGNIVRKSAEFLRQCEARGVQVNLSIVGRKGRDYFRRRTWPIRQEWTGIFDKLSFEHAIDIGGDLTDHFVKGTFDELYVVYNEFKSAIQQRVIVEKLFPVDAEAEFGATQAEGAPGGSYLYEPDETELLNALVPKHFQIQTFRILLESAAAEHGARMAAMDGATRNAGQLIKKVTLYYNKTRQAAITKELMDIVGGAEALK; encoded by the coding sequence ATGCCGAGCCTACAAAGCCTGCGCCGCAAGATCGCGGCGTTTAAAAATACGCAGAAGATCACCAAGGCCATGAAGATGGTGGCCGCGGCGAAGCTCAAGCGCTCGCAGGACCGCATCCTGGCCGCGCGCCCCTATGCGCACAAGATGCGCGGTGTGCTCGGCAATCTCAGCCGGCGCGTGAATCGCGCCGCGCATCCGTTGCTGCAGAAGCGCGACGGCAAGAAGATCGAGGTGCTCGTCATTACGAGCGATCGCGGACTCTGCGGCGGGTTCAACGGCAATATCGTGCGCAAGAGCGCGGAGTTCCTGCGGCAGTGCGAGGCGCGCGGGGTGCAGGTCAATCTCAGCATCGTCGGCCGCAAGGGCCGGGACTACTTCCGCCGCCGCACCTGGCCCATCCGGCAGGAATGGACCGGCATCTTCGACAAGCTCAGCTTCGAACATGCCATCGACATCGGCGGCGACCTGACCGACCACTTCGTCAAGGGCACCTTCGACGAACTCTACGTCGTCTACAACGAATTCAAGTCGGCCATCCAGCAGCGGGTGATCGTGGAAAAACTGTTCCCGGTGGATGCCGAAGCCGAGTTCGGCGCGACGCAGGCGGAAGGCGCGCCGGGCGGCAGTTATCTCTATGAGCCGGACGAAACGGAACTCTTGAACGCGCTGGTCCCGAAGCATTTCCAGATTCAGACGTTCCGCATCCTCCTGGAATCGGCCGCGGCGGAGCATGGCGCGCGCATGGCCGCCATGGACGGCGCGACGCGGAACGCGGGCCAGCTGATCAAGAAAGTGACCCTTTACTACAACAAGACCAGACAGGCGGCGATCACCAAGGAACTGATGGACATCGTCGGCGGCGCCGAAGCGCTGAAATAG
- the atpD gene encoding F0F1 ATP synthase subunit beta, translating into MSTGKVIQVIGPVVDVEFPPGQLPNIYNALKVVQEENKAAGKPAVRITLEVAQHLGENRVRGVAMSTTDGLTRGMDVQDTGAPISVPVGRETLGRLINVLGEPVDEKGPIKTKKTYPIHRPAPSLEDQDTKTEVLETGIKVVDLLEPYSKGGKVGLFGGAGVGKTVIIMELINNIALHHGGFSVFAGVGERTREGNDLWHEMQESKVIDPDDHTKSKAALVYGQMNEPPGARLRVGLTGLTVAEYFRDEENQDVLLFVDNIFRFTQAGSEVSALLGRMPSAVGYQPNLSTEMGALQERITSTKKGSITSVQAIYVPADDLTDPAPATAFAHLDATTVLSRQLAELGIYPAVDPLDSTSRILDPQVIGEEHYKVARGVQSVLQRYKDLQDIIAILGMDELSEDDKMAVARARKIQRFLSQPFHVAEAFTGAPGKYVKLKDTVRSFKEILDGKYDHLPEQAFYMVGPIEEVIAKAEKMGVKV; encoded by the coding sequence ATGAGCACAGGAAAAGTCATCCAAGTCATCGGGCCAGTCGTGGACGTGGAGTTTCCTCCCGGCCAACTGCCGAACATCTACAACGCGCTGAAGGTCGTCCAGGAAGAGAACAAGGCCGCCGGCAAACCGGCCGTCCGGATCACGCTGGAAGTCGCGCAGCACTTGGGTGAGAACCGCGTCCGCGGCGTCGCCATGTCCACGACCGACGGTCTCACGCGCGGGATGGACGTGCAGGACACGGGGGCGCCGATCTCCGTGCCGGTCGGCCGCGAGACGCTGGGCCGCCTCATCAATGTGCTCGGCGAGCCGGTCGACGAGAAAGGCCCGATCAAGACGAAGAAGACCTATCCCATTCACCGGCCCGCGCCGAGTCTCGAAGATCAGGATACGAAAACCGAAGTCCTCGAAACCGGCATCAAGGTGGTGGACCTGCTGGAGCCCTATTCCAAGGGCGGCAAGGTCGGCCTCTTCGGCGGAGCCGGCGTCGGCAAGACCGTCATCATCATGGAGCTGATCAACAACATCGCGCTCCACCACGGAGGATTCTCCGTATTCGCCGGCGTGGGCGAGCGGACGCGCGAAGGCAACGACCTCTGGCACGAGATGCAGGAGTCCAAGGTCATCGATCCCGACGATCACACCAAGTCCAAGGCCGCGCTGGTCTACGGCCAGATGAATGAGCCGCCCGGCGCGCGTCTCCGGGTCGGTCTGACCGGCCTCACGGTGGCCGAATACTTCCGCGACGAAGAGAACCAGGACGTGCTCCTCTTCGTGGACAACATCTTCCGGTTCACGCAGGCGGGATCGGAAGTGTCCGCATTGCTCGGCCGCATGCCCTCGGCGGTCGGCTACCAGCCGAACCTGTCGACGGAAATGGGCGCGCTCCAGGAACGCATCACGTCGACGAAGAAGGGCTCCATCACGTCCGTGCAGGCGATCTACGTGCCCGCCGACGACCTGACCGACCCGGCCCCGGCGACGGCCTTCGCCCACTTGGACGCGACGACCGTCTTGTCCCGGCAGCTGGCCGAGTTGGGCATTTACCCGGCGGTGGACCCGTTGGACTCGACCTCGCGCATTCTCGACCCGCAGGTGATCGGCGAGGAACATTACAAGGTGGCGCGCGGCGTCCAGTCGGTGCTGCAGCGGTATAAGGACTTGCAAGACATCATCGCGATTCTCGGCATGGACGAATTGTCCGAAGACGACAAGATGGCCGTGGCCCGCGCCAGGAAAATTCAGCGGTTCCTCTCGCAGCCCTTCCACGTCGCGGAAGCCTTTACCGGCGCGCCGGGCAAGTACGTGAAGCTCAAGGACACGGTCCGCAGCTTCAAGGAAATCCTGGACGGCAAGTACGACCACCTGCCGGAGCAGGCCTTCTACATGGTCGGGCCGATCGAGGAAGTGATCGCGAAGGCCGAAAAGATGGGAGTGAAAGTTTAG
- a CDS encoding F0F1 ATP synthase subunit epsilon: MAGKLLLEVVTPDKLLLSQQVDEVIAPGAEGEFGVLPGHCHFLSTLSIGELRYRVGDQTHHMAVLWGYAEVTPTRVTVMAEIAEKAEDIDVERAAAKVAEAETRLKVGGLPSEVKEAQISLEKARLRKKIAERAHRR; encoded by the coding sequence ATGGCAGGCAAACTACTACTCGAAGTCGTGACGCCGGACAAGCTGCTGTTGAGCCAGCAGGTGGACGAAGTCATTGCACCGGGCGCGGAGGGCGAGTTCGGCGTGCTGCCCGGCCACTGTCATTTCCTCTCCACCTTGAGCATTGGGGAGCTCCGCTATCGCGTCGGCGACCAGACCCACCACATGGCGGTCCTCTGGGGCTATGCCGAAGTGACGCCGACCAGGGTCACGGTCATGGCGGAGATCGCGGAGAAGGCCGAGGACATCGACGTCGAGCGGGCCGCAGCCAAGGTGGCGGAAGCCGAGACTCGTCTGAAAGTCGGCGGCCTGCCGTCCGAAGTCAAAGAAGCCCAGATCAGCCTCGAAAAGGCCCGCCTCCGCAAGAAGATCGCCGAACGCGCGCATCGCAGATAG